Within Spirochaetales bacterium, the genomic segment ATATTGAGATTTACGGCGGCATTGCTTCCGCACGACCGCCCGCGGTATCTTATGGGCGTGGGAACGCCGGAATACCTGCTCGAAGCGATCGGTGCCGGCTTCGATCTCTTCGACTGTGTTTTCCCGACACGGACCGCGCGGAATGCCCTGGCATTCACCTCATCCGGCCCGCTCAACATACGGCTCGAGAAAAACAAATTCGACACGCTTCCCATCGAACCCTCGTGCGGATGCTATACGTGTTCACGTTATTCACGTTCGTACCTCAGACACCTCTTCAAGACGGGGGAGATCAACGCGGCGATACTCACCTCGATTCACAATCTTTTTTTCATCAATTCATTTATCGAAAGAATTAGGGAAGAAATTAGGAAGGGAGCGTTTCTTCGATTCAAACGTGAGTTTTTAAACGCGTATGGAAAAGACCGGCGGTCGGGTGTATAATATCCGGTAAACAGATTCGGGATGTTATTGCGGATACGCACACCATCCGACAATGAAAGCATATAGACATATGACAGGATCACGGGAAAGTAACACGATGTGCTGTAGGCAGCGGGACGGCGGAAACGCTATCGGTTGAGAGGAAATACCATGAAACAGGTAAAAAAGGAAACGAAAATACAGAGGACCGGTTTTACATCGATTATCGTCATGATCTGCACGCTTACCACGAGATTATTCGGTGTGGTGAGAAACGTTCTCATCAATTATTTTTTCGGCGGGGATGGTTTCGCCGATGTATGGCACCTCGTTTTTATGGTTCCCAATAACCTGAGAAAGCTTTTTGCCGAGGGGGCTCTTTCATCGGCGTTTATTCCCGTGCTTTCTTCCGCCCTCGTTACCGATTCGACGGGCGAAAACTCGAGGAAAATATCACGAAACATATTTACATTTCAGCTGATTGTACTGATTCCGGTCGTTCTTATCGCCATTGTTTTCGCGCCGCAGATAATGAATGTTCTGGCACTTTTCCCCCGGAAGGAAAAGATGGAACTCGCGGTCACCCTTTTCAGGTGGATATTCGGATATATTCTTTTCGTCAGTATCAGTGCGATTCTCATGGGTGTATTGAACTCGCACAACATCTTTATTCCCCCCGCGATCATGCCGCTTCTTTTTTCCGTGACCGTTATCGGTTCGATAGTTCTATTTCACACGGAGTACGGGATCATGGCCATGGTTCCCGGTATTATCGCCGGGGGAATCGCGCAGATTGTTTTTCTGCTTCCCTACTATTTCCGGGAGGGGTATGATTTCAGACCTGATATTCATTTCAATAATCCCGCCTTCAGACAGGTCATGAAGCTCTGGCTGCCTATACTCGCCGCTTCATCGATATTCACGGTCAATCAGCAGGTCGCCATGATATTCGCCAGCGGACTAGAAGACGGAAGCGCGTCGGCGATCGGGAACGCCCTTGTGTTCTTTCAGCTTCCATTCGGAATGATCACGTCATCGATTTCGACCGTCCTTTTCCCCCGGATGAGCAGGCAGGCGACCCTCTCGGATACCGACGGTCTTCGTTCGACGTTCGAATACGGGCTTAATTTCATCCTTATCTTTCTTCTCCCCGCATTAGTCGGCTACTGCTTTTTGGGAAGGCATATTATCGCGCTTATTT encodes:
- the murJ gene encoding murein biosynthesis integral membrane protein MurJ codes for the protein MKQVKKETKIQRTGFTSIIVMICTLTTRLFGVVRNVLINYFFGGDGFADVWHLVFMVPNNLRKLFAEGALSSAFIPVLSSALVTDSTGENSRKISRNIFTFQLIVLIPVVLIAIVFAPQIMNVLALFPRKEKMELAVTLFRWIFGYILFVSISAILMGVLNSHNIFIPPAIMPLLFSVTVIGSIVLFHTEYGIMAMVPGIIAGGIAQIVFLLPYYFREGYDFRPDIHFNNPAFRQVMKLWLPILAASSIFTVNQQVAMIFASGLEDGSASAIGNALVFFQLPFGMITSSISTVLFPRMSRQATLSDTDGLRSTFEYGLNFILIFLLPALVGYCFLGRHIIALIFQHGKFTVENTLLTYDVLWGYSLGLFSLGAFMFCQRFFYSLKDYKTPGIISLFVVALDIALSFWLKETFLRVTGLAVANSIAFTAGFAVMLVCIRKRLKRLGGKRLLRNLLKTSFAMAIVSGVIILYLFLTSGCWTPGNSPINGLLVTGAVIAAAGVTFFLYYITGIDIFRGILKERFRIR